A part of Paenibacillus donghaensis genomic DNA contains:
- a CDS encoding methyltransferase family protein has translation MNAFILVIPLFFIRFGLLGMINKSALSRAAFFAPLEGGERVAYFFYQVSNFFIFLYPLFLKIQTKPPKFFIGLFIYILGIVVLIISTIAFAKPNRSGLNANGIYKVSRNPMYIGYFMYFLGCAVLIHSMLLFITLLIFQISAHWIILSEERWCIKKFGSEYVSYMNRVKRYF, from the coding sequence GTGAATGCGTTTATATTAGTGATACCGCTCTTTTTTATAAGGTTTGGTCTATTAGGAATGATAAACAAATCAGCTTTAAGTCGTGCCGCTTTCTTTGCTCCATTAGAAGGAGGAGAAAGAGTTGCCTACTTTTTTTACCAGGTATCGAATTTTTTTATTTTCTTGTATCCGCTTTTTTTGAAGATACAAACAAAGCCGCCAAAGTTTTTTATTGGCTTGTTCATCTACATCTTAGGCATTGTTGTTCTTATAATTTCTACTATTGCATTTGCAAAACCTAACCGAAGCGGGTTAAATGCAAACGGCATATATAAGGTTTCTCGTAACCCAATGTATATAGGGTATTTCATGTATTTTTTAGGCTGTGCAGTCTTAATACATTCAATGCTGCTATTTATTACTCTACTTATTTTTCAAATATCAGCACACTGGATTATTCTTTCGGAAGAAAGATGGTGTATCAAAAAATTCGGGAGCGAATATGTAAGTTACATGAATAGAGTAAAACGCTACTTTTAA
- a CDS encoding PLP-dependent aminotransferase family protein, which produces MGSFFNNHTVLHHEDDIRRILSWKADLAIRGILAPLREWIADRHNITNQTHFVKENILITNGSQQGLDLVGGIFLNKGDIVLCESPTYTSALSAFRSYGCDFRDVTIDSEGMVLSEVEALIAQHSNIKLIYIIPNYQNPTGTTWSLERRKAIADIAAKNGIIIIEDDPYSEMGFDGSRIPSISQFDKNKIVITLGPFSKSLCPGLRVGWRHNLVSK; this is translated from the coding sequence ATGGGTTCCTTTTTCAATAATCATACCGTTCTTCATCATGAGGATGACATCCGCAGAATTTTATCGTGGAAAGCCGATTTAGCAATAAGAGGAATCTTAGCACCTTTGAGAGAATGGATTGCTGACAGACATAATATCACTAACCAAACTCATTTTGTGAAGGAAAACATCTTAATCACAAACGGCTCCCAACAAGGGCTTGATTTAGTAGGGGGAATTTTCCTGAATAAGGGCGATATTGTATTATGTGAAAGTCCCACATATACGTCTGCCTTATCTGCATTTAGAAGTTATGGATGTGACTTTCGAGATGTCACCATTGATTCCGAGGGAATGGTTTTGAGTGAAGTTGAAGCTTTAATTGCCCAACACAGTAATATTAAGCTTATCTATATCATTCCAAACTATCAAAACCCAACAGGAACAACTTGGAGCTTAGAGCGCCGCAAGGCTATTGCAGATATTGCAGCTAAGAACGGAATTATCATTATTGAAGATGACCCCTATAGTGAAATGGGGTTTGACGGTTCTCGCATTCCTTCAATCAGCCAATTTGATAAAAACAAAATCGTGATCACACTTGGTCCCTTTTCCAAATCTTTGTGTCCCGGTCTACGCGTCGGCTGGAGGCATAATCTTGTCTCAAAATGA
- a CDS encoding ABC transporter ATP-binding protein — protein sequence MEIKAENVTRTFGMKRAIDELNFTLPEGVYGLLGDNGAGKSTLMRILVAIDHQTSGKVTFNGKDIFHMNDDYRNLVGYIPQDFEVYSAFTATEYLEYMGALKGLSKKELKHKVPEVLQFVNLEKVANKKVKTFSGGMKRRVGIAQAIINDPKILIFDEPTAGLDPHERIRFSNIISEMGQDKIILFSTHIISDIEAITTNVIILNQGKIKEQGNVQKMLSEIKGKVFTEEMDRERLASFKKEHLIVRIRQEENVVNVRYLGEKESGAIVCEPTLEDYYIYLGSGSHA from the coding sequence ATGGAAATTAAAGCGGAGAATGTAACAAGAACATTTGGAATGAAACGGGCAATCGATGAACTAAATTTTACTTTGCCTGAAGGCGTGTACGGGCTTTTGGGAGATAATGGGGCAGGGAAAAGCACCTTGATGAGAATTCTTGTGGCAATCGACCATCAAACTAGTGGTAAGGTTACCTTTAACGGCAAGGATATCTTCCATATGAACGATGACTACCGGAATCTAGTGGGATATATTCCCCAGGATTTCGAGGTGTATTCCGCGTTTACGGCAACGGAATATCTGGAATATATGGGAGCACTGAAGGGTTTGTCAAAAAAAGAACTGAAGCACAAAGTTCCAGAGGTATTACAGTTTGTCAACCTGGAGAAAGTTGCTAATAAAAAGGTCAAAACCTTTTCCGGAGGGATGAAAAGGCGGGTGGGCATTGCCCAAGCCATTATTAACGACCCGAAGATATTAATTTTTGACGAGCCCACCGCTGGGCTTGACCCCCATGAGCGAATCCGTTTTTCAAACATCATAAGCGAAATGGGACAGGATAAGATCATCTTGTTTTCTACCCACATTATTTCGGATATCGAAGCAATCACCACCAATGTGATCATCCTAAATCAGGGCAAAATTAAAGAGCAAGGTAATGTGCAAAAGATGTTATCCGAGATTAAAGGAAAAGTGTTCACGGAGGAGATGGACAGAGAGCGACTGGCCTCCTTTAAAAAGGAGCACCTAATCGTACGGATCCGGCAGGAAGAAAACGTTGTTAATGTACGTTACTTGGGAGAAAAGGAATCAGGCGCAATCGTATGCGAGCCCACGCTGGAAGATTACTACATCTACTTAGGGAGTGGGAGCCATGCGTAA
- a CDS encoding response regulator transcription factor: MKLLLVEDEEELSAIISKGLRKSGYAIDHAYDGEEALYLYTVNEYDLIILDLNLPKLDGLEVLNTIRSKDNFVKVLILSARSDVEDRVTGLDLGANDYLIKPFDYKELEARIRMLLRMSFTQKSTVLACGELKLDTVSKTASYQKSLLSLTKKEFAILEYLFLHQDTVISSEQLIEHVWDSEADLFSNALKYHIHSLKKKINESGCQVEYIKNIRGQGYILTEDNHGAAE; this comes from the coding sequence ATGAAATTACTTTTAGTTGAGGATGAAGAAGAGTTATCCGCCATTATATCAAAAGGTTTGAGGAAAAGTGGATATGCAATAGATCATGCCTATGATGGGGAAGAAGCTCTATATCTTTATACAGTTAATGAATATGATTTGATTATTCTGGATCTAAACCTACCGAAGTTGGATGGATTAGAGGTCTTGAACACCATACGTAGCAAGGACAACTTCGTCAAAGTACTTATTTTATCTGCTCGTAGTGATGTGGAAGACAGGGTGACAGGTTTAGATTTAGGAGCGAATGATTATTTAATTAAACCTTTTGATTATAAAGAACTAGAAGCTCGGATACGGATGCTGTTAAGAATGTCCTTCACACAGAAATCAACCGTGCTTGCATGTGGAGAGCTTAAACTAGATACGGTCTCCAAAACAGCATCTTACCAAAAATCATTACTTTCATTAACTAAGAAGGAATTTGCTATACTGGAGTATCTTTTCCTTCATCAAGATACTGTGATAAGCTCAGAGCAACTTATAGAGCATGTCTGGGACAGTGAAGCAGATTTGTTCTCCAACGCTTTGAAATACCATATTCATTCTTTAAAAAAGAAAATAAATGAATCAGGATGTCAGGTGGAGTACATTAAAAACATTAGAGGCCAGGGATATATTTTAACGGAGGATAACCATGGGGCTGCTGAATAA
- a CDS encoding sensor histidine kinase has translation MGLLNKVSIRMRVTLLAGGIVLATSMLLTLSSIYNAQDKFTHLNAAYKAIEGPLVRTEDSDSVQAESNDYEFPPEGLISVPAVAAVQAQKQFDSWSYIYLMIVSGIGMIVTYIVAGKALKPLQDLNHSIINITEHNLEERIPVSVANDEIGSLANSFNAMLERLNESFLRQKRFSANVSHELKTPLSILNAGIQVLQLDDEPAVEDYKDTIEMAERNIKRLMNIVDDLFVLTHESNMDDVDEIELKKLFIQIEAELQPSYKDKNIHVTYEFEWDTMKGNTTIVYRAFFNLLENAMKYNVINGTIVIKTWTADHMGKMSISDSGLGIPSEEIDEIFEPFYRVDSSRSRKIAGAGLGLSIVKAIIEKHGWEIEVESTVNAGTRFVISGIS, from the coding sequence ATGGGGCTGCTGAATAAGGTTTCAATTAGAATGAGAGTTACCCTATTGGCAGGGGGGATCGTATTGGCAACATCCATGTTGTTAACCTTGTCGAGCATTTATAATGCACAGGATAAATTTACGCATCTAAATGCCGCGTATAAAGCGATTGAAGGACCGCTTGTACGAACGGAGGACAGCGACTCGGTACAAGCAGAATCCAATGACTATGAATTCCCACCGGAAGGACTTATCTCCGTTCCAGCCGTTGCAGCAGTCCAAGCCCAAAAGCAGTTTGATAGTTGGAGTTATATCTATTTAATGATTGTTTCTGGTATAGGAATGATCGTTACTTATATCGTTGCAGGCAAGGCATTGAAACCTTTACAGGACCTAAATCATTCCATCATCAATATTACAGAGCATAATCTTGAAGAAAGAATACCTGTTTCTGTTGCAAATGATGAAATTGGAAGCTTGGCCAACTCTTTTAATGCGATGTTAGAAAGACTGAATGAATCGTTTCTTCGGCAGAAGCGTTTTTCTGCAAATGTATCACACGAACTGAAGACTCCTCTTTCGATCTTGAACGCAGGTATACAGGTTCTGCAATTGGATGATGAGCCTGCAGTTGAAGACTATAAAGATACTATAGAAATGGCAGAACGTAATATAAAGCGTCTGATGAATATTGTAGATGATTTATTTGTTCTGACCCATGAAAGCAATATGGATGATGTGGATGAGATAGAGCTAAAGAAATTATTTATACAGATAGAAGCTGAGTTGCAGCCATCCTACAAGGACAAAAATATTCATGTTACGTATGAGTTTGAATGGGATACGATGAAAGGAAATACCACGATCGTATATAGAGCATTTTTTAATTTGCTTGAGAATGCTATGAAATACAATGTCATTAATGGAACCATTGTAATCAAGACATGGACAGCAGATCATATGGGCAAAATGAGTATTTCTGATTCTGGGCTAGGGATTCCATCAGAGGAAATTGATGAAATATTCGAGCCTTTTTATAGAGTGGATTCGTCGAGATCACGCAAGATTGCTGGAGCAGGCTTAGGACTGTCCATAGTGAAAGCGATTATTGAGAAGCACGGATGGGAGATAGAAGTGGAAAGTACGGTGAATGCAGGTACACGCTTTGTTATTTCGGGCATTAGCTGA
- a CDS encoding BlaI/MecI/CopY family transcriptional regulator, whose protein sequence is MEIKLFDSELKVMDVLWKEGDVTAKQLAAILKKQVGWNKNTTYTVIKKCIEKDAIERLEPNFICRAILPKEQVQAQETKELINKIFDGSADLLFASLLSRKNLSQEEIERLKRRVNELE, encoded by the coding sequence ATGGAAATCAAACTGTTTGATTCAGAGCTCAAAGTCATGGATGTCTTGTGGAAAGAGGGGGATGTAACCGCAAAACAGCTTGCGGCCATTCTAAAGAAACAAGTCGGATGGAACAAAAATACAACCTATACAGTTATAAAGAAATGTATTGAAAAGGATGCAATTGAACGGCTGGAGCCTAATTTCATCTGTCGTGCTATTCTCCCCAAAGAGCAAGTGCAGGCACAGGAGACCAAGGAATTGATCAACAAAATTTTTGATGGCTCGGCAGATTTGCTGTTTGCTTCCCTTCTGAGCAGGAAGAACCTGTCGCAGGAGGAAATTGAACGGTTAAAGCGACGGGTCAATGAGCTGGAGTGA
- a CDS encoding ATP-binding cassette domain-containing protein, with product MSTGQWQRLAISRSFVREADVMVFDEPTAALDAKTESEVFKNMVNKKTDRINIIITHRFTNIKNIDQIVVIHEGKVDAVGDHDFLMSNNKIYAELYDIQADNYKGFIRESAIAGELLK from the coding sequence ATTTCGACAGGGCAATGGCAAAGACTTGCTATCTCAAGAAGTTTCGTCCGGGAAGCAGACGTTATGGTATTTGATGAACCAACAGCAGCGTTAGATGCTAAGACAGAAAGTGAAGTCTTTAAAAATATGGTAAACAAAAAAACAGATAGGATTAATATAATTATTACTCATAGATTCACTAATATAAAAAATATTGATCAAATAGTTGTTATACACGAAGGCAAAGTAGACGCTGTGGGTGATCATGATTTTCTGATGAGCAATAATAAAATATATGCGGAGCTGTATGACATTCAAGCAGACAACTATAAAGGATTCATTAGAGAGTCTGCTATTGCAGGTGAGTTGTTGAAATAA
- a CDS encoding NifU family protein yields the protein MEENGILFDEVSEVLLKLRPFLLRDGGDAELVEVENGIAKLRFLGACNGCPSATITLKAAIERAILEEIDDIKEVVQVF from the coding sequence ATGGAGGAGAATGGAATTTTATTCGATGAAGTATCGGAAGTGCTTCTCAAACTACGTCCTTTCTTACTGCGAGACGGTGGAGATGCTGAACTGGTCGAGGTTGAGAACGGTATAGCCAAATTAAGATTTTTGGGAGCTTGCAACGGTTGCCCAAGTGCTACGATTACGTTAAAGGCTGCTATTGAGCGCGCAATTCTTGAGGAAATCGATGATATTAAAGAAGTTGTACAAGTATTCTAA
- a CDS encoding M56 family metallopeptidase codes for MSVLDKSLSAAVLIIAVVVIRSLALNKLPKRTFLVLWGVVICHLLFPVSIASPFSLYTGIDLLEQAFLKSNGFNRAAASANTDLSHGTEQGIAIGEPGASLSLVTVFWLLGMCACVLFFAVGYIKNRREFQTSLPVEKECCTRWLSEHPTSRSVQIRQCDLIQTPLTYGVFRPVVLLPSITDWTDETKLQYILTHEFVHIRRCDALTKLILAFVVSVHWFNPLVWVMYVLVNRDIEISCDEAVVKSFGVSHKSAYAMTLINMEESKSRLGALYSSFSKNSIEERIVSIMKIKKTSSMGVAIALTLMIAVPVVFATDTVGVSNPEQTSSEQVAVTLTKDEGGSSMVSTDGGETWMNEVEFQKLYPVHEIEWWTYDGYKAWLEQEKVALQSLVNAPGWSQKRVDDAIKLYEETLELIKKGSKFSKLVEGDDNVGYAEGSLYPVDSAGIETESAATATMYSNPESTGTTAAADSIDPAVSYSWVVNLENGDTKEFVYATKQELNAAVEAFCDEQIKAGRMERQEVENIMEELQPM; via the coding sequence ATGAGTGTTCTGGATAAAAGCCTCTCAGCCGCCGTCTTGATTATTGCCGTTGTTGTGATTCGATCGCTTGCCCTGAACAAACTGCCGAAAAGGACTTTTCTTGTTCTCTGGGGAGTGGTAATCTGCCATCTGTTGTTTCCGGTTTCAATTGCTTCGCCTTTCAGTCTGTATACGGGGATTGACCTGCTGGAACAAGCATTCCTGAAATCCAATGGTTTCAATCGGGCTGCTGCATCGGCCAATACCGATCTAAGTCATGGTACAGAGCAGGGCATAGCAATAGGCGAACCAGGAGCATCGTTGTCTCTTGTTACAGTGTTTTGGCTGTTAGGAATGTGTGCTTGTGTATTGTTCTTTGCAGTGGGTTATATCAAGAATCGTAGAGAATTCCAGACCTCTCTACCTGTGGAGAAGGAATGCTGCACCCGGTGGCTAAGCGAACATCCTACATCGCGGTCTGTACAGATCAGACAATGCGATTTAATCCAAACTCCACTGACCTATGGGGTATTCCGGCCTGTGGTGCTTCTACCGAGCATAACGGACTGGACCGATGAAACTAAATTACAATATATCCTTACTCATGAATTCGTGCACATCCGGCGTTGTGACGCGCTAACCAAGCTAATCTTGGCATTCGTTGTTTCTGTCCATTGGTTCAATCCCTTGGTATGGGTAATGTATGTGCTGGTAAACCGTGATATTGAAATTTCCTGTGATGAAGCTGTGGTGAAGTCCTTCGGGGTGTCCCATAAATCTGCCTATGCCATGACGCTTATCAATATGGAGGAGAGCAAAAGCAGGCTGGGTGCGCTATACAGCAGTTTCAGCAAAAACTCTATTGAAGAGAGGATTGTGTCTATTATGAAAATCAAAAAAACTTCCAGCATGGGAGTGGCCATAGCTCTGACACTTATGATTGCTGTTCCTGTTGTATTCGCCACTGACACGGTCGGGGTGTCCAACCCTGAACAAACTTCTTCTGAACAGGTTGCTGTAACTCTAACCAAAGATGAGGGAGGTTCGTCTATGGTCAGTACGGATGGTGGTGAAACCTGGATGAATGAAGTGGAATTTCAAAAGCTCTATCCTGTGCATGAGATTGAATGGTGGACATATGATGGGTATAAAGCGTGGCTGGAGCAGGAGAAAGTCGCTCTGCAATCCTTGGTGAATGCTCCTGGGTGGTCACAGAAGCGGGTAGATGACGCTATAAAGCTGTATGAAGAAACACTTGAGCTCATTAAAAAAGGCAGCAAGTTTTCCAAACTAGTTGAGGGTGATGATAATGTGGGTTACGCAGAGGGTTCTCTTTATCCTGTGGATTCAGCAGGAATCGAAACCGAATCTGCAGCAACAGCCACGATGTATAGCAACCCTGAATCGACTGGCACAACGGCTGCAGCCGATTCCATTGATCCTGCTGTTAGCTATTCGTGGGTAGTAAACCTTGAAAATGGGGATACGAAAGAATTTGTTTATGCTACCAAGCAGGAACTCAATGCGGCGGTAGAGGCCTTTTGCGACGAGCAAATAAAAGCTGGCAGAATGGAACGGCAGGAGGTTGAGAATATTATGGAAGAATTGCAGCCCATGTAG
- a CDS encoding aldo/keto reductase: MVNKISVANGIIDVSEISLGCMRIADLSPKEADVHVQSALEVGIDFFDHADIYAGGQAEEVFAGVLQNSPGLREQMMIQSKCGIRDGFFDFSKEHIVQSVEGSLKRLQTDYLDVLLLHRPDTLFEPEEVAEAFDLLERKGLVRHFGVSNQNPLQIELLKKHVKQPLLFNQLQLSITVTGMIDSGLNVNMTNSASFVHDGGILEYSRLHDMTIQPWSPFQYGFFEGVFLGSEKFPELNAVIDRLAAEKEVTNTAIAIAWLLRHPAKMQPVVGTTNTNRLRDIARASEVTLTRQEWYEVYRAAGNKLP, from the coding sequence TGCAAACGGTATCATAGACGTCTCGGAAATTTCACTGGGCTGTATGCGGATTGCGGATTTGTCGCCCAAGGAGGCCGATGTACATGTTCAAAGCGCGCTGGAGGTGGGGATTGATTTCTTTGACCATGCCGATATCTATGCGGGTGGACAAGCGGAGGAAGTATTTGCCGGGGTGCTCCAGAATAGCCCGGGTCTGCGCGAACAGATGATGATCCAGTCCAAATGCGGTATCCGGGACGGATTCTTCGACTTCTCCAAGGAGCATATTGTACAGTCGGTGGAAGGCAGCCTGAAGCGGCTTCAGACCGATTATCTGGATGTGCTGCTGCTGCATCGGCCGGATACATTGTTTGAACCAGAGGAGGTAGCCGAGGCCTTCGATCTGCTGGAGCGTAAGGGATTGGTGCGCCATTTCGGTGTCAGCAATCAGAATCCACTGCAAATTGAGCTGCTGAAAAAACATGTCAAACAACCCCTGCTGTTCAACCAGCTCCAGCTGAGCATTACAGTCACCGGCATGATCGACTCCGGTTTAAATGTGAACATGACGAACTCTGCGTCCTTCGTGCACGATGGCGGAATCCTGGAGTACAGCCGCCTGCACGACATGACGATCCAGCCTTGGTCCCCCTTCCAGTACGGATTCTTTGAAGGTGTCTTCCTCGGCAGCGAGAAGTTCCCTGAGCTGAATGCCGTGATTGACCGCCTGGCTGCGGAAAAAGAGGTCACCAATACAGCCATCGCTATCGCTTGGCTGCTGCGGCATCCGGCGAAAATGCAGCCCGTGGTCGGCACTACCAACACGAACCGCCTGCGCGACATCGCCCGGGCTTCGGAGGTCACGCTGACCCGCCAAGAATGGTACGAGGTGTACCGTGCGGCAGGCAATAAGCTGCCTTAA